The window TTCTTAGCTGCAACATCGATTCCTCGACTTTGTACATGTAATCGATTCGCAATTTGTAATCCAGCAGCATCATCTTTAGCACTGTTTATCTTTTTTCCCGAAGAAAGTTTAAGTATTGATGAATTATAATCATCAGAAGCATCAGCAATATGACGTCGTGTTGCTAACGCAGCGGTATTGTTGTGTAGGCTCAATGTCACGCATAGCCCTCCTTTCCATTATTACTGCCAAAAAATATGGAACTAAAGTCTCACTTTGTATATCGACCAAAACCACCATCACTTTAGGGACTTTATGCATAATTAACTGAATATTTTACCTTTAACCCATTCACAAGGTAAATGTAATAGCAGTTCCTTAAAGACAGAAAGCCAACCGGTAACAAGGATGCACACTATTAGACGCTAAAATCTCATTGCCAAGACACATTAGAAGAAGATCGAGTGATCAAACATTGACGGCTTTTATAATTATGCTAGATTAGCCGTATAGACGTCCAAAAAGATAAATGGAGTTATTATGGAAAGTTTGCGTCAAATTAGACAGTTACCTATTGTTCTCATCGCAGCCCTAAGCTTAGTGGCCTGTGGGCAAAAAGAAGAATCAGTCATCAAGGTAGGTGCAACGGTTGGTCCTCATGCACAAGTTGTCGAAGCCGTTGCCAAAGAAGCAGAAAAACAAGGGCTAAAGGTCGAAGTGGTCGAGTTTTCCGATTACGTAACACCAAACGCAGCATTAAGCGATGGCAGTATCGACATCAACAGCTATCAGCATCAGCCATTTCTGGATAACTATAACAGCAGTCACGATGGTCACCTGGTTTCTATTGGCCAATCGATTCTGATGCGTATGGGAATTTACTCAAACAAGTTCCGCTCTCTTGAAGAACTTCCGGAGAAGGCTCGCATCGCTATCCCTAATGATCCAACCAACGGTGGTCGCGGTTTGCTTCTGCTTGCTGATTCGGGCCTAATTACGTTGAAACAAGGTGTCGGCCATAAAGCGGCATTGACCGACATAACTAAAAACCCGAAAGATTTTCAGTTTGTTGAAGTCGATGCAGCTCAACTGCCAAGAACGTTAGACGATGTGGATGCAGCAGCTATTACCATGAACTATGTGATGTCGTCTGGACTTGATCCAAAGAAACAAGGGATCTATTTAGAATCGAAACAAGCACCTCTGGCGGTTATGGTTATTGCAACGCGCGAAGCAAATAAAAACAAAGAAGAATACAAAAAGTTTGTTTCTATCTATCAGTCTCAGGAGATTCGTGACTATCTGGATAAAACTTTTAAGGGGACCATTGAGCCTGCGTTCTAACCTGTAAAATAAAATTTTCGCTAGAAGTTCAAGCAGCGTATTTGAGAAAGGCTCGTGGATACATCCATGAGCCTTTGTGCTTTAAGCCCCACTCTCTGGGGGAATGCTCTGCAATAGACTATATATTTTTAGCACTTTCACGGCGCTCTGCTTCTAGCCTTGACGCTAAGTAATTTTTCGTCGCTAATACCAAGTCAGGACGATTAATCACCTTCCAGAGAAAGTATGGCGGGATAAAGAAAACAACAAAATATAACGACTCATGGAAAAAGATATCAGCAATAGAACCTTGATGCTCAAAAAGTGCAGTCAGGGCAAAAAGGTCCAATAATACCCCCAACACTCCGAAAACAACGCAGACCACAATCGCTAATCCTAAAAGCTCGCGTAAGAAATATTTGTATATCACGGCACTAAATCCTTCTAGTAGTACGTCGTACCAAGATACTCCTCGAACTACTCAGTTAGCTTGATTACGGTCAACTTCTACTAGATACCAATAAGAACTTAGTTTTATAAAAGGTAACTTCTACTAAACATTACAGCTATAAGAACCTGCCCTAGTCAATCATGTCGACTATGAACACACACAACAAGACATCTACTCGGTTCCGTCATTCTCTCACGTAGAATAGAGAAAGCCGCTCACAAATTTGTGAGCGGCTTTCCTGTTTGGTCAGTCGACCATTAACCACCAGACAGCTCTGCCAGTCGCTTCGCAGCGCGGCTATGACGAGTCATCAAGTCCCGTAAATCCACGCCGATCACTTCACCATCATGCACACGCCACTGGCCTGCGACCATGACTCGATCAGCCTGTTGCGCACCACATAGTAATAAGGCAGCCAACGGATCGTGACTCCCAGAGAAACGAATATCATCGAGCTTAAACATGGCTATGTCAGCCTGATAACCGACGCTTAACTCCCCGATATCCTGTCGCCCCATCGCCAATGCCGAACCTTTCGTTGCCCAGCGCAGCGCATCAAAATGAGTGACTTTCGCCGAGCCATACTGCAAACGTTGCAGGTACATTGCCATGCGGACTTCCGCTATCATATTGGAGCCATCGTTTGAGGCTGAACCATCGACACCAAGACCGACTTTCACACCGGCCTGTTCAAGCTCCAAGTTTTTACACATACCGGAAGCCAGCGTCATATTGGATGTTGGACAGTGACTGACCCCTACGCCCGCTTTACCTAAGCGTAGAATCTCTTCAGAGTTAAAATGAATACCATGAGCCAGCCAGGTCCGCTCGTTTAACCAGCCAACATCTTCCAGATAATCGACCGGACGTAATCCAAACTGCTTGATGCAGAAGTTCTCTTCATCAATGGTTTCACACAAGTGGGTATGCACCATGACATTCTCATCTTTCGCGATTCGCGCCGTCTCTTTCATCAAGTCCGTGGTGACTGAAAATGGTGAGCACGGTGCCAAGGCAATTTGTATCATCGCACCATCATGGTCTTGGTGATATTCATTGATCAGCCGCTTGCTGTCATCAACGATAGCTTGTTCAGTTTGGATCGTGTGCCTTGGCGGTAAACCGCCCTGATCTTCACCCAAGCTCATTGAGCCACGAGTGAAAATAGCCCGCACACCAAGACTGTGTGCAGCTTCGACTTGCAGATCAATGGCATGTTCCAAACCGTTGGGCAGTAAGTAGTGATGATCTGAAGCGGTCGTACAGCCAGAGCGCATAAGCTCAACTAAAGCCAATTCGGTGGCGACACTCATCATTTCTTGGTCAAGGTTTGCCCACACCGGATAAAGACTTTTCAACCAGTGAAACAGCTCTTTATTCAGCGCATCGGGATAAGCACGTGTCAGAGTTTGGTAGAAGTGATGATGGGCATTGATCAGCCCTGGAGTAATAACGTGTTGGTTGGCGTTGATCACCGAATCGACTTTGGTGTCAGGCGTTGCATTAAGAGCCACCAGCTCAACAATTTTATTTCCGCGAATCACCAGACCTCCGCGAGCGTCCTGCTCGTTGCCAGTGTAAATCGCGAGTGGATTCTTAATCCAGATTGTTTCCATTCATAAATATCCTTAGCCGTTTCAACCATTGCAGGGGAAGCGGACTTTTACCGACATCTTCACAAGAGAAGATGTGAGTGATTTTAGTGGTTAGATATACCGGTATCACGGTATGTAAATAGCCCGAAAATGAGCCTTCACTACCATAGCATAAGCTAAAGTAAAGCGGACAAAATTTCCCCTACTCGTTCTTAACTCCACCTGCGCTGTTCAAAAAACCGTCACTCTTTTGTCACCAAACACTCACTGTTTTGCCGCTGAACTGTCATCTGTAATTCCTACTATCCAGTTAGCAACTTGCACGCAGAGGTAAATATGGATAGCACTACCCCTTTTCGTCTCCCTCGTAAAACGCCGTTTGGCATTGGTGAAAATGTCGCAGAGTGGGCGACTGGATTAAGCCGACTCGATAAGTTCTATGCACAAAGACCGGTTGATGCCGACATTCAAACCTTCTTACGCTTCACACTCTCGATTTTAGGTATAGACTACCGGATAGCTCATGGTTCCCTCGATGCCGTCCCTAAACAAGGCCCTACCGTTATTGTTGCCAACCACCCTCTCGGTTGTGTCGAAGGCGTCATTCTGGCTGAATTACTGCTGATGGTTCGAGATGACATCCAAATCCTCGCGAATCAATACCTTAAAACCGTCCCGGAACTCGACCAGTTGTTTATTGGTGTCGATGTATTTGAAGGCAAAGACGCGGTCAAATCCAACATGAAAGCACTGCGCGCGGCGAACAGACACCTCGCTAATGGCGGATTACTGTTAGTTTTCCCGGCGGGTGAAGTTTCCCAACTGGTTGATAAAAAGCAGCAACGCCTAGAAGACAAAGAGTGGAGCCGCAGTGTCAGCACCTTAATTCGTAAAAACAAAGCGACCACCGTCCCCGTATTCATTAACGGGCAAAACTCTAAACGCTTTTACATGGCTGGTAAAATCCACCCATTACTCAGAACATTAATGCTGGGCAGAGAGCTGCTTAATAAGAATGCTCAAACAATTGAACTATCGTTTGGCCAGGCGATTAAATTTAAAGAGCTGAATAACCTCAGCGATGATCAGGTGGTGAATTATTTGAGGCTCAATACCTACCTGCTTAACCGTGATTCAAGTACTAGTCAGCAAACCGCATCGACGGATGATTTACTTCCCATTGCGGCAGGGTTACCCACAAGCCAATTGCTCGACGAGCTGCACAACTTACCTCCAGAAGCCAAACTTCTTGAAAGTGGTGAGTTTGAGGTCTACTGCACATCCGCTTATCAGATCCCATCTCTACTGCATGAAATTGGCCGACTACGTGAATACAACTTTCGTCAGGTGGGCGAAGGCACAGGGCAAGCGATCGACATCGACCATTTCGATCACGATTACCTACACCTGTTTGTCTGGGATCGCGCCAACCAGTGTATGGTTGGTGCTTATCGTCTGGGGTTAGTGGATAAATTACTGACTAAACATGGCGTTGAAGGCTTGTACTCTCGCACCCTATTTAACTATGACCAGCGTTTTCTCGATAAAATGGGGAAATCGATTGAGATGGGACGATCGGTGATCGCGGAACAATACCAGAAAAGCATGAGTGCCCTGCTGCTGCTCTGGAAAGGGATAGCAACGTTCGTACATCGAAACCCAGACTACACTCATCTGTTTGGTCCGGTCAGCATCAGCAACGACTACAGCCAGACCGCTCGTCAGTTATTGGCTCAGTCGATGACACTGCATCACTACAACAACGCCTGTGCAGAGTATGTCACACCGTCCAATCCACTCCCCGAGACAAACCTAAATTGGAACACCAGCATGCTCACCGCCTTAGGTGACTTGCAGCTGCTGTCTCGTGTTATCGCTCGAATTGATGAAGGTAAAGGAGTTCCTGTTTTACTGCGTCAGTACTTAAGCTTAAACGGCAAACTGGTCTGCTTTAATGTTGATCCTGCCTTTAACAACGCGTTAGACGGATTAATTATGGTGGACTTACGCGAAGTGCCAGAAAAGACGCTGGCACGTTACATGGGACAGGAAAATACGCGAGCGTATTTAGCACAACACCTCGATAAATAACTTACCAGAGAAATAGTGCATTGCTGATACAAGCAGTGCACTATCCTTTTAATTTGTAAGAAATATAACCTAAAGTTTCCGATATTTCTGACATCAAAACCATTCACCCAACCAATAATTTGCTACGTGCTGATATTGAGCAATATATCTCGTTACAAAATTTCAAAAAAACCACAACCAGACGAAGATCACATTTATTACAATGGTTAAACGAAGACAAAATGTGATATTGATCGATCATAATATTTAATTCGATCCCAGAAATAAATTATAAGTGATTTTGATCACGTTATATTTTCAATTCAAATTTGTAATAAGATCGATTTGATCACTAAGATTTTTATTGACAGATTTAAAATCCGCATTTTGTTATTAAGTTACATATCAATAAATTGATCGCCATCACTTAAAAAATGCTTTTTATCTGAAGAAGTGCGGGTGTAGATCACGAAAAACCCGTTGTCAGTTCCAATTGGAAATTGTGTGATAAATTGATTGGGTACTAAGCAATCAAACAAGCGGTTTTGGCGAACCGTTTACGACAACAATATTCATCAGAACATCGAACGGGGAATTGTTATGATATCACCAGATGCTAAGATCAAGATACAAAATTTTGGTCGCTTTCTGTCTAACATGGTAATGCCTAACATTGGCGCATTTATCGCGTGGGGCTTTATCACTGCACTATTCATCCCAACCGGATGGCTGCCAAATGAGACTTTGGCTTCCATGGTTGGTCCTATGATCACCTACTTACTGCCACTACTTATCGGTTACACCGGTGGTAAATTAGTCGGCGGCGATCGCGGTGCTGTAGTCGGCGCAATCACCACTATGGGCGTGATTGTCGGTACAGACATCCCTATGTTCATGGGAGCGATGATCGTCGGTCCAATGGGCGGCTTGGCGATTAAAAAATTCGACAACTACATCGATGGTAAAGTGAAAAGTGGTTTTGAGATGTTGGTAAACAACTTCTCTGCAGGCATCATCGGTATGCTGTGTGCCATTCTTGCTTTCTTCCTGATTGGTCCTTTTGTAAAAGTACTCTCTGGTGCTTTGGCAGCAGGCGTAAACTTCCTTGTATCAGCGCACCTTCTACCACTGACTTCTATTTTTGTTGAGCCAGCGAAGATCCTGTTTCTGAATAACGCAATTAACCACGGCATCTTCTCACCATTAGGCATTCAACAAGCTTCAGAAACCGGTCAATCTATTTTCTTCCTTATTGAAGCAAACCCAGGTCCTGGTCTCGGTATTCTTCTAGCGTACATGGTGTTTGGTAAAGGTACCGCTCGTCAAACTGCGGGTGGTGCTTCTATCATCCACTTCTTTGGCGGTATTCATGAGATTTACTTCCCATACATTCTAATGAACCCACGCCTCATCCTAGCGGCTATCGCAGGTGGTATGACAGGTGTATTCGTTCTGACTATGTTCAATGCAGGTATCGTTTCTCCAGCGTCTCCAGGCTCTATCTTCGCGGTACTATTGATGACGCAAAAAGGCGCGATCGTTGGGGTTCTGGCATCCATCATCTCAGCAGCAGGTGTCTCCTTCACCGTAGCCTCTCTATTGATGAAGACCCAAACGTCGACAGAAGAAGACGGTGATAAAGCAGCGCTAGAAAAAGCCACCTCACAAATGAAAGACATGAAATCTGCATCAAAAAACAATGCAGCGATAAACAGTGAAAGCAAAGGCGACGTAGACCTTGCGACAGTTCAAAGCATTATTGTCGCTTGTGATGCGGGTATGGGCTCAAGCGCAATGGGCGCGAGCATGCTACGCAAGAAAGTTCAGGACGCAGGTCTGAACATCCACGTCACTAACCTTGCTATTAACAACTTATCAGAGAGTGCAGATATCGTGATTACTCATAAGGACTTGACGGATCGTGCACGTAAGCATGCTCCTAACGCACACCACATTTCACTGACTAACTTCCTAGACAGCGAAATGTACAATCAACTCGTCACCAAACTGCTAGCGGCGCAAACTTCATCTGCCAATGACGATCAGATGGTAAAAGTATCGGTTCTTGCAGCAAACGACGACAGTTTTGAACAACAGCAACCATCTGTATTCCAGATTCAACGTGAAAACATCCACTTAGGGTTAAGCGCGGCTAACAAAGAAGAAGCCATTCGCTTTGCGGGCAACAAGTTAGTTGAACTTGGCTATGCTGAACCAGAATACGTAGAGGCGATGTTTGATCGTGAAGCACTGGTTCCAACTTACCTTGGCGAATCTATCGCAGTGCCACACGGCACGATTGAAGCGAAAGATCGCGTTAAAAAGACTGGCATTGTTATCTGCCAATACCCATCGGGTATCCAATTTACTGAAGACGAAGACGATGTAGCGAAACTGGTTATCGGCATTGCCGCTAAAAATGATGAGCACATCCAAGTAATTACCACCATTACGAACGCGCTCGATGAGCCCGAAGCAATTGAGAAGCTAACCAGCACCACGGATGTAGAAGAGATCCTCAACATCCTTGGCCGCGAACAAGCCGCTTAATTACTTCACTTAATTTGCTCCTGAGCAAACCGAGGTCAGCTGTCACCCCCTATGCGGTTGGCCTCACCCTAGATTCGTTAGTCAATCTTTCAAACATTGGTAGGTAACAGTTATGAAAAATGCAGTTCATTTTGGCGCAGGTAACATTGGTCGTGGTTTCATCGGTAAACTTTTAGCAGACGCAGACGTCGAGGTCACTTTCGCTGACGTTGATGCCCCGTTGGTAGATCAACTCAGTCATAAACAAGAATACAAAGTTAAAGTGGTGGGCACGGAGTGCCAAATCGACACCGTCACGCATGTCACCGCCGTTAACTCAGCAAGTGAAGACGTGATTGACCGCATCGTAAAAACCGATTTGGTGACCACCGCCGTGGGTCCAAACGTGCTGGACATCATTGCCAAAACCATTGCAACCGGCATCACTAAACGTTTCGAAGCTGGCAATGAAGCACCACTGAACATCATCGCCTGTGAGAACATGGTTCGTGGCACTACTCATTTAAAAGGTGAAGTGTACAAACATCTCGATGCATCACTGCACGCAAAAGCCGATGAGCTCGTTGGCTTCGTCGACTCTGCAGTAGACCGTATCGTGCCACCAGCAGAAGCAGCCAACGATGATCCACTGGAAGTGACGGTAGAAAGCTTTAGCGAGTGGATTGTTGACGAGCAGCAATTCAAAGGTGAAATCCCGGACATCGCAGGGATGGAAAAGACCGACAACCTGATGGCGTTTGTGGAACGTAAACTGTTCACCCTAAACACCGGTCACTGTATTACGGCCTACTTAGGCTGCTTGAAAGGACACCGCACCATTCGAGAAGCGATTGAAGATCCTGAGATTCAGGCAGAAGTAAAACAGGCAATGACCGAAAGTGGTGAAGTGCTGATTCGTCGTTATGGCTTCGACCGCCACATGCACAATGCCTACATCGAGAAGATTCTGGGCCGCTTTGCCAATCCATACTTAGTTGATGAAGTTGACCGAGTTGGGCGCCAACCTATCCGCAAATTAGGTGCAAATGATAGATTAGTGAAGCCATTACTCGGTACAATTGAATATGGCACTGAAAATCAAACACTTTTAAAAGGGATTGCTGCTGCGTTGAAGTACACTAACGACACCGACCCGCAAGCCGTCGAATTACAAACTTCATTAAAACAAGTCGGCGTGAAGAAAACGCTCGCAAAATACACTGGTCTTGCAGAGGACAGCGCTGAAGTGGCTCACATTGAGACACTCTACAACCAGCTGTAATTAACTCAGGGGGGGCAATGCTCCCCTCATAATAACGATTGAACAACTACTCAGTATATGGCAGATAACATCAACGAAACCGAGATCATTGAACGACTCAACAGCGCACCATCGGTACGGGGCTTCTTTATTGCCACAGTCGACGTCTTTAACGAGTCGATTGACGGCCTAATACAAAGAATCTTTCGTAAAGATAACTTCGCTGTTCAGTCCGTTGTCGGCCCGCTACTACAAGACTCTGGCCCACTGGGTGATCTATCTGTTCGTCTAAAGTTACTGTTTGGTTTAGGTGTATTACCCGACGATATTTACCACGATATTGAAGATATCATTAAGCTCAAAAACCAACTCAACAGCGACGCATCCGACTACGAGTTCACTGACCCAAACATTCTCGATCCGATCAAAAAACTGCATTTGGTGAAGAAAATGGGTATGGTGCAACTTGAAGTCAATGAACCAGACGACGACATCGATCTTGAGTTTTATCAGCTTCAGCTTCAGCGCCAACAACAAATCATCAAGTCGGGGCTTTCTCTTGCCATTGTCGAGATCTGTAATGAACTG is drawn from uncultured Vibrio sp. and contains these coding sequences:
- a CDS encoding MetQ/NlpA family ABC transporter substrate-binding protein; this encodes MESLRQIRQLPIVLIAALSLVACGQKEESVIKVGATVGPHAQVVEAVAKEAEKQGLKVEVVEFSDYVTPNAALSDGSIDINSYQHQPFLDNYNSSHDGHLVSIGQSILMRMGIYSNKFRSLEELPEKARIAIPNDPTNGGRGLLLLADSGLITLKQGVGHKAALTDITKNPKDFQFVEVDAAQLPRTLDDVDAAAITMNYVMSSGLDPKKQGIYLESKQAPLAVMVIATREANKNKEEYKKFVSIYQSQEIRDYLDKTFKGTIEPAF
- a CDS encoding D-fructose-6-phosphate amidotransferase, encoding MIYKYFLRELLGLAIVVCVVFGVLGVLLDLFALTALFEHQGSIADIFFHESLYFVVFFIPPYFLWKVINRPDLVLATKNYLASRLEAERRESAKNI
- a CDS encoding 8-oxoguanine deaminase; this encodes METIWIKNPLAIYTGNEQDARGGLVIRGNKIVELVALNATPDTKVDSVINANQHVITPGLINAHHHFYQTLTRAYPDALNKELFHWLKSLYPVWANLDQEMMSVATELALVELMRSGCTTASDHHYLLPNGLEHAIDLQVEAAHSLGVRAIFTRGSMSLGEDQGGLPPRHTIQTEQAIVDDSKRLINEYHQDHDGAMIQIALAPCSPFSVTTDLMKETARIAKDENVMVHTHLCETIDEENFCIKQFGLRPVDYLEDVGWLNERTWLAHGIHFNSEEILRLGKAGVGVSHCPTSNMTLASGMCKNLELEQAGVKVGLGVDGSASNDGSNMIAEVRMAMYLQRLQYGSAKVTHFDALRWATKGSALAMGRQDIGELSVGYQADIAMFKLDDIRFSGSHDPLAALLLCGAQQADRVMVAGQWRVHDGEVIGVDLRDLMTRHSRAAKRLAELSGG
- a CDS encoding GNAT family N-acyltransferase yields the protein MDSTTPFRLPRKTPFGIGENVAEWATGLSRLDKFYAQRPVDADIQTFLRFTLSILGIDYRIAHGSLDAVPKQGPTVIVANHPLGCVEGVILAELLLMVRDDIQILANQYLKTVPELDQLFIGVDVFEGKDAVKSNMKALRAANRHLANGGLLLVFPAGEVSQLVDKKQQRLEDKEWSRSVSTLIRKNKATTVPVFINGQNSKRFYMAGKIHPLLRTLMLGRELLNKNAQTIELSFGQAIKFKELNNLSDDQVVNYLRLNTYLLNRDSSTSQQTASTDDLLPIAAGLPTSQLLDELHNLPPEAKLLESGEFEVYCTSAYQIPSLLHEIGRLREYNFRQVGEGTGQAIDIDHFDHDYLHLFVWDRANQCMVGAYRLGLVDKLLTKHGVEGLYSRTLFNYDQRFLDKMGKSIEMGRSVIAEQYQKSMSALLLLWKGIATFVHRNPDYTHLFGPVSISNDYSQTARQLLAQSMTLHHYNNACAEYVTPSNPLPETNLNWNTSMLTALGDLQLLSRVIARIDEGKGVPVLLRQYLSLNGKLVCFNVDPAFNNALDGLIMVDLREVPEKTLARYMGQENTRAYLAQHLDK
- a CDS encoding PTS mannitol transporter subunit IICBA; its protein translation is MISPDAKIKIQNFGRFLSNMVMPNIGAFIAWGFITALFIPTGWLPNETLASMVGPMITYLLPLLIGYTGGKLVGGDRGAVVGAITTMGVIVGTDIPMFMGAMIVGPMGGLAIKKFDNYIDGKVKSGFEMLVNNFSAGIIGMLCAILAFFLIGPFVKVLSGALAAGVNFLVSAHLLPLTSIFVEPAKILFLNNAINHGIFSPLGIQQASETGQSIFFLIEANPGPGLGILLAYMVFGKGTARQTAGGASIIHFFGGIHEIYFPYILMNPRLILAAIAGGMTGVFVLTMFNAGIVSPASPGSIFAVLLMTQKGAIVGVLASIISAAGVSFTVASLLMKTQTSTEEDGDKAALEKATSQMKDMKSASKNNAAINSESKGDVDLATVQSIIVACDAGMGSSAMGASMLRKKVQDAGLNIHVTNLAINNLSESADIVITHKDLTDRARKHAPNAHHISLTNFLDSEMYNQLVTKLLAAQTSSANDDQMVKVSVLAANDDSFEQQQPSVFQIQRENIHLGLSAANKEEAIRFAGNKLVELGYAEPEYVEAMFDREALVPTYLGESIAVPHGTIEAKDRVKKTGIVICQYPSGIQFTEDEDDVAKLVIGIAAKNDEHIQVITTITNALDEPEAIEKLTSTTDVEEILNILGREQAA
- a CDS encoding mannitol-1-phosphate 5-dehydrogenase, yielding MKNAVHFGAGNIGRGFIGKLLADADVEVTFADVDAPLVDQLSHKQEYKVKVVGTECQIDTVTHVTAVNSASEDVIDRIVKTDLVTTAVGPNVLDIIAKTIATGITKRFEAGNEAPLNIIACENMVRGTTHLKGEVYKHLDASLHAKADELVGFVDSAVDRIVPPAEAANDDPLEVTVESFSEWIVDEQQFKGEIPDIAGMEKTDNLMAFVERKLFTLNTGHCITAYLGCLKGHRTIREAIEDPEIQAEVKQAMTESGEVLIRRYGFDRHMHNAYIEKILGRFANPYLVDEVDRVGRQPIRKLGANDRLVKPLLGTIEYGTENQTLLKGIAAALKYTNDTDPQAVELQTSLKQVGVKKTLAKYTGLAEDSAEVAHIETLYNQL
- a CDS encoding MltR family transcriptional regulator; protein product: MADNINETEIIERLNSAPSVRGFFIATVDVFNESIDGLIQRIFRKDNFAVQSVVGPLLQDSGPLGDLSVRLKLLFGLGVLPDDIYHDIEDIIKLKNQLNSDASDYEFTDPNILDPIKKLHLVKKMGMVQLEVNEPDDDIDLEFYQLQLQRQQQIIKSGLSLAIVEICNELGKESPF